Proteins co-encoded in one Campylobacter ornithocola genomic window:
- a CDS encoding autotransporter outer membrane beta-barrel domain-containing protein, with translation MICISSHSCYGGTGGVGGNGSSAKAGGTGSSIDLSANVNSTSLTLTSTGGTGGKGGNGGHGGTGGAGGAGANGYYGGAFVNGKHGSAGGTGNWGGHGANGSTGGIGGASKLNLNFSQASLSDIIINNTGGSGGSGGWGGSGGNGGAGGLGGHGGAGAAASRPGNGAVGGNGGNGGNGAIGGSGASGGEAKISLNFSQANTTINTLNIKNNAGHGGWGSQGGNGGAGGQAGGAGWGNGGGDNNHDWGNGGQGGHGVNGGNGANGGNGANGGASNISLNLANVNKITTLNLEANAGNGGNGGKGGNGGRGGNGGAGQIGGDGSLNGNGGNGGRGGNGGRGGNGGNGGSATIELANIQQDIDIQTLTLKANAGNGGAGGGAGSAGGGGSAGAPGSGGNSTGGSWGSGGAGGSNGANGSGGTDGNANVKYTQINNQSNLNIGIKTANISANARNNWADAQGLKFSGGENNTLKLDSMMTTATNTSNNLKANALTLENTSLNLKSYSDNGTITINSSINGGNTSAESQAYTLKATNSTINLLDNLELASSTSGASANLDSKQKGAHFSNSTLNIATGKKFTSDTLTTQDNSVITISTDIANNTAGFIQITKNANTTKDDLTINIEDQFVKDIKSGKKSLEEGQTEKFTYTDKKLLTNGIKEYTLGIASKGFDLEDTRYMTAYETSQEADNNNLSLDSLTIKRSKEGKKGDDGLSFDEANINILSHDNKSVRASTIGSDAGEGKDGTNAILYGNGGNGGHGGKGESLFQVAYRLSGSSLLSIFDKNANINAIGGNGGHGANGGMADGIDHFNGVKAGDGGNGGAGGDVYIAGIYANGLNDNQAYNLTLNGTLDLKATGGKGGTGGKKGDNTKADTEDGKFTLIDDKFEGGVAGEGKDGEDAKDGDAVIYGVYLDNGSKLNLISKDGFTMNASANSGTGKAEVYGVYINNGSHLTFKSDKDFIINANASGADGSRASAFYIKDSFLTIDGNVNIQTTTTNKANDNTSGAIFNNAHIDFNKNSSETDKFHKFQTNDSVVLEKDNTMIFNINHTTGGADILNANEFKSDGKGKLYVSIRDPYINKKLEEEKLQSGSFEFNNGGITLIEGKNGTLKDVEIASSGSGGSYDTQNRRYGVELFFNDYKNEGDLKVTKVEIVENHHGKDGKDGKSYNYKTLMHIGDAGVFTKTGQSGTNGAAGTDAYLYGNGGDGGFGGHGEGFRVFGFNNANNASISKDMQINIIAGNGGNGADGGLGDGADHKYNQGSTNKITSGDGGAGGRGGDAIAIAAFSNKTTSNLNLDANINIKTKSGKGGQAGEVGNIHNATIINKDSKYTQSAWGTQYLDGLDGASYALGLVAINGGVLNITSSNDSVKNIHVESSTNADDKSKLVAYSLYASNNSLISVGTSLNLSAKVEQGIGDNNSSKAYGVYLENSKLYFGALEENKLKSMQDYRKISTDKFTLKGDATFGFYTDLKNNKGDSVEINKELDFSDIKNFKIEILDDAGIFFTYENPISQTITGDHTLVDLSQITDKNKFKLEGYLQASNTMVTKDQGAIRYYITPTITQDDKTGNIDLEKIEVVNKNYGGGGGDNGVIQDPSEIIRAITDSGFLVNRMHLLSRNDLSERFRILKDNNQNYGMWVQGANNHLNLHSSAYGDRKISSIYTSSKYGFDEKKSFKNFDMMNGVYAGYARLSSDLNSLGSSKINNFSTGFYSAFMFHDDSYIETGFNLDHYKAKTNVSTAFINDPRYNGGDINSNYSQLAYSAFVALGKKLHLNKGAFLDSSIGTDFTYYAKSKFKTTNKISIYNEDYRNLGLVASVLLGQYYNNEKTLVYLKTDFGKYFSDAEYGKLSDPLMGTWRYKKGDYDYSFLNAAIGFKVQAKDNLELSFETNRYFLDDTDANYGFKAEVRYKF, from the coding sequence ATGATATGCATTTCCTCTCATTCTTGCTATGGTGGCACTGGTGGAGTAGGTGGTAATGGCTCTAGTGCTAAGGCTGGTGGCACAGGTTCTAGTATAGATTTAAGTGCTAATGTAAATTCTACCTCACTTACTCTAACTTCTACTGGTGGAACTGGTGGTAAAGGTGGCAATGGTGGTCATGGTGGCACTGGTGGAGCTGGTGGAGCTGGTGCTAATGGTTATTATGGTGGTGCATTTGTCAATGGTAAACATGGTAGTGCAGGTGGCACTGGTAATTGGGGTGGTCATGGAGCTAATGGTAGCACTGGTGGCATAGGCGGAGCTTCTAAATTAAATCTAAACTTTAGCCAGGCTAGTCTTAGTGATATTATTATTAATAATACTGGTGGTTCTGGTGGAAGTGGGGGCTGGGGTGGCTCTGGAGGCAATGGTGGAGCTGGTGGCCTTGGAGGTCATGGCGGTGCTGGAGCAGCGGCTTCTCGTCCTGGCAATGGTGCGGTTGGCGGTAATGGCGGTAATGGCGGTAATGGAGCTATTGGAGGCAGTGGAGCTAGCGGAGGCGAAGCTAAAATAAGCCTAAACTTTAGCCAAGCAAATACTACTATAAACACTCTAAATATAAAAAATAATGCAGGTCATGGAGGCTGGGGTTCTCAAGGCGGTAATGGCGGAGCTGGTGGCCAAGCAGGTGGTGCTGGCTGGGGTAATGGCGGTGGTGATAATAATCATGATTGGGGTAATGGTGGCCAAGGTGGCCATGGAGTAAATGGCGGTAATGGAGCTAATGGCGGTAATGGAGCTAATGGAGGAGCTTCTAATATAAGCTTAAATCTAGCCAATGTAAATAAAATCACTACTTTAAACTTAGAAGCTAATGCAGGAAATGGCGGTAATGGTGGCAAAGGCGGAAATGGTGGCCGTGGTGGCAATGGTGGTGCTGGACAAATTGGAGGCGATGGCTCTTTAAATGGAAATGGTGGCAATGGTGGCCGTGGTGGAAATGGTGGCCGTGGTGGCAATGGAGGTAATGGTGGTAGTGCTACTATAGAACTTGCTAATATACAACAAGATATAGATATACAAACACTTACTTTAAAAGCTAATGCAGGTAATGGTGGAGCTGGAGGTGGCGCTGGATCTGCAGGAGGTGGCGGTAGTGCTGGAGCTCCTGGTAGCGGAGGAAATAGTACCGGTGGTAGCTGGGGTAGTGGCGGTGCTGGTGGTAGCAATGGTGCTAATGGAAGTGGTGGTACTGATGGAAATGCTAATGTAAAATACACTCAAATTAATAATCAATCTAATCTAAACATAGGTATAAAAACAGCTAATATTAGTGCAAATGCTAGAAATAACTGGGCTGATGCACAGGGCTTGAAATTTAGTGGTGGTGAAAATAACACCCTAAAACTAGATAGCATGATGACCACAGCAACAAACACAAGTAACAATTTAAAAGCTAATGCTCTCACCTTAGAAAATACTAGCTTAAATTTAAAAAGCTATAGTGATAATGGCACTATAACTATAAACTCTTCTATAAATGGTGGAAATACAAGTGCAGAAAGTCAAGCTTATACTCTAAAAGCTACAAATTCTACTATTAATCTTTTAGATAATTTAGAACTTGCTTCATCTACAAGTGGAGCTAGTGCTAATTTAGATTCTAAGCAAAAAGGTGCACACTTTAGTAATAGTACTTTAAATATAGCAACAGGTAAAAAATTTACTAGTGATACTTTAACCACACAAGATAATAGCGTTATTACAATAAGCACTGATATTGCAAACAACACAGCAGGTTTTATACAAATAACTAAAAATGCAAATACTACTAAAGATGATCTTACTATAAATATAGAAGATCAGTTTGTAAAAGATATAAAAAGTGGAAAAAAATCTTTAGAAGAAGGCCAAACAGAAAAATTTACATACACAGATAAAAAATTATTAACTAATGGCATAAAAGAATACACATTAGGAATTGCTAGTAAAGGCTTTGACTTAGAAGATACTAGATATATGACAGCTTATGAAACTTCTCAAGAAGCAGATAATAATAATCTTAGTCTAGATTCTCTAACCATAAAACGCTCTAAAGAAGGTAAAAAAGGAGATGATGGACTTAGCTTTGATGAAGCAAATATTAATATACTAAGCCATGATAATAAGTCTGTAAGAGCTAGTACTATAGGAAGTGATGCTGGTGAGGGTAAAGATGGAACTAATGCTATCCTTTATGGTAATGGTGGTAATGGAGGTCATGGTGGTAAAGGAGAAAGTCTTTTCCAAGTAGCATATCGCCTTAGTGGTTCTAGTCTTTTAAGTATCTTTGATAAAAATGCTAACATTAATGCTATAGGTGGTAATGGTGGCCATGGAGCTAATGGGGGTATGGCTGATGGAATTGATCATTTTAATGGAGTAAAAGCTGGAGATGGTGGCAATGGCGGAGCCGGTGGTGATGTATATATAGCTGGAATATATGCTAATGGATTAAATGACAATCAAGCTTATAATCTTACCTTAAATGGTACATTAGATTTAAAAGCTACTGGTGGTAAAGGTGGCACAGGTGGTAAAAAAGGCGATAATACCAAAGCAGATACAGAAGATGGCAAATTTACTCTAATAGATGATAAGTTTGAAGGTGGCGTAGCTGGTGAGGGTAAAGATGGAGAAGATGCTAAAGATGGTGATGCTGTTATTTATGGAGTATATTTAGATAATGGCTCTAAATTAAATCTTATATCTAAAGATGGCTTTACAATGAATGCTAGTGCAAATTCAGGTACTGGTAAGGCTGAAGTATATGGAGTATATATAAACAATGGCTCTCATCTTACTTTTAAATCCGACAAAGATTTTATCATTAATGCTAATGCAAGCGGAGCTGATGGATCTAGGGCAAGTGCTTTTTATATTAAAGATTCTTTTTTAACTATAGATGGTAATGTAAATATACAAACTACTACCACTAATAAAGCTAATGATAATACCTCAGGAGCAATTTTTAATAATGCTCATATAGATTTTAATAAAAACTCTAGTGAAACTGATAAATTCCATAAATTCCAAACTAATGATTCTGTAGTATTAGAAAAAGATAATACTATGATTTTTAATATCAATCATACTACAGGCGGTGCAGATATTTTAAATGCAAATGAGTTTAAATCAGATGGTAAGGGTAAATTATATGTTTCTATAAGAGATCCTTATATCAATAAAAAATTAGAAGAAGAAAAACTGCAAAGTGGAAGCTTTGAATTTAATAATGGTGGTATTACCTTAATCGAAGGTAAAAATGGCACTCTTAAAGATGTAGAAATTGCTTCAAGTGGTAGTGGTGGATCTTATGATACTCAAAACAGACGCTATGGGGTAGAATTATTTTTTAATGATTATAAAAACGAAGGTGATTTAAAAGTAACTAAGGTAGAAATCGTTGAAAATCATCATGGCAAAGATGGCAAAGATGGCAAATCATATAATTATAAAACCCTTATGCATATAGGAGATGCTGGAGTATTTACTAAAACTGGCCAAAGTGGCACAAATGGCGCAGCAGGAACTGATGCTTATCTTTATGGTAATGGTGGCGATGGTGGCTTTGGAGGCCATGGAGAAGGCTTTAGAGTATTTGGCTTTAATAATGCTAATAATGCAAGTATAAGCAAAGATATGCAAATAAATATCATAGCAGGTAATGGTGGTAATGGTGCTGATGGTGGTTTAGGTGATGGGGCTGATCATAAATACAATCAAGGCTCTACTAATAAAATTACTTCAGGCGATGGTGGTGCTGGAGGAAGAGGTGGCGATGCTATAGCTATAGCAGCTTTTTCTAATAAAACAACTTCAAATCTTAATCTAGATGCTAATATAAACATAAAAACTAAATCAGGCAAAGGTGGTCAAGCAGGAGAAGTAGGAAATATCCACAATGCTACTATAATCAACAAAGATAGCAAATACACACAATCAGCTTGGGGAACTCAATACTTAGATGGCTTAGATGGAGCATCTTATGCTTTAGGTTTGGTTGCTATAAATGGAGGAGTTTTAAATATCACTAGCTCTAATGATAGTGTTAAAAATATACATGTTGAATCTAGCACTAATGCAGATGATAAAAGTAAGTTAGTAGCTTATAGTCTTTATGCTAGTAATAATTCTTTAATTAGTGTAGGAACTAGTTTAAATTTAAGTGCTAAAGTAGAACAAGGCATTGGAGATAATAATAGCTCTAAGGCTTATGGTGTTTATTTGGAAAATTCTAAATTATACTTTGGTGCCTTAGAAGAAAATAAACTTAAATCTATGCAAGATTATAGAAAAATCAGTACAGATAAATTTACTTTAAAAGGTGATGCTACTTTTGGTTTTTATACAGATTTAAAAAACAATAAAGGAGATAGCGTTGAAATTAATAAAGAATTAGATTTTAGTGATATTAAAAACTTTAAAATAGAAATACTAGATGATGCTGGAATTTTCTTCACTTATGAAAACCCTATTTCTCAAACTATTACAGGTGATCATACCTTAGTAGATCTTAGTCAAATCACTGATAAAAATAAATTTAAACTAGAAGGTTATTTACAAGCTTCTAATACAATGGTAACTAAAGATCAAGGTGCTATAAGATACTATATCACCCCTACTATTACCCAAGATGATAAAACAGGTAATATAGATTTAGAAAAAATAGAAGTTGTTAATAAAAACTATGGTGGCGGAGGTGGAGATAATGGCGTTATCCAAGATCCATCAGAAATCATAAGAGCCATAACAGATAGTGGATTTTTAGTTAATAGAATGCACTTGCTATCAAGAAATGATTTAAGTGAGAGATTTAGAATACTAAAAGACAATAATCAAAACTATGGTATGTGGGTTCAAGGTGCTAATAATCATCTAAATCTTCACAGCAGTGCTTATGGAGATAGAAAAATATCAAGCATTTATACTTCAAGCAAGTATGGATTTGATGAGAAAAAAAGCTTTAAAAACTTTGATATGATGAATGGGGTTTATGCAGGATATGCAAGATTAAGTTCTGACTTAAATAGTTTGGGTAGTTCTAAAATCAATAATTTTTCTACAGGATTTTATTCTGCTTTTATGTTCCATGATGATAGTTATATAGAAACAGGATTTAATCTAGATCATTACAAAGCAAAAACAAATGTTTCTACTGCTTTTATTAATGATCCTAGATACAATGGTGGAGATATAAATTCAAACTATAGTCAACTTGCTTATAGTGCATTTGTGGCTTTAGGTAAAAAACTTCATTTAAACAAAGGAGCTTTTTTAGACAGCTCTATAGGTACTGATTTTACTTACTATGCTAAGAGTAAATTTAAAACAACTAATAAAATTTCAATCTATAATGAAGATTATAGAAATTTAGGTCTTGTTGCTTCTGTGCTTTTAGGACAATATTACAATAATGAAAAAACATTAGTATATTTAAAAACAGACTTTGGTAAGTATTT